The Parabacteroides timonensis sequence TGGCTGAATGCTAGATCGGAGATGGTGTATCCGGCTGTCTTCTCCGGTTCGAAACGTGAAGTGAAGTTGGATGGGGAAGGCTATTTTGAGGTGAAACATGACAAGGAATCTCCTTTCGTGGTTCATACTCGGAAATGTGATATAGAAGTATTAGGGACGAAGTTTAATGTGGAGGCCTATTCGGATTCGGAAGAGTTTTCAACATCCTTGATGGAGGGCTCAGTGAAAGTGACGGATAATTCAGCAGTCTCAGCTTCAGTCCTTTTGAAACCGGATCAAGAGGTTCATATGAAAGATGGACGGTTATTGGTCTCATTCATTGAAGATTATGATCATTTCCGTTGGCGGGACGGATTGGTTTGTTTTGATAATGTCGCATTTCATGAGCTGATGAAACGTTTCGAAAAATGTTACGGTATATCTATTGTTGTGGAGAATAAGAATCTGGAAGAATATTCGTGCAGCGGTAAATTCCGTATCTCCGACGGATTGGATAATGCGTTACGTATTTTGCAACGAAATGCTAAATATACTTTTGAAAGAAATGAAGACAACTCTATTGTCTATATAAAATAAGTCTAATTAAAAATGAAAAGCCTAT is a genomic window containing:
- a CDS encoding FecR family protein — its product is MKKETLYRYFEGITSPEEEEAVYRWLDASSENEKELLKERELFDAMILAGSTEQDLSGKKIALTVPKGMWIRPWIREVMKVAAVVAITVACGLYFYVAEKKELLSAMNTVTVPAGQRVNLKLSDGTTVWLNARSEMVYPAVFSGSKREVKLDGEGYFEVKHDKESPFVVHTRKCDIEVLGTKFNVEAYSDSEEFSTSLMEGSVKVTDNSAVSASVLLKPDQEVHMKDGRLLVSFIEDYDHFRWRDGLVCFDNVAFHELMKRFEKCYGISIVVENKNLEEYSCSGKFRISDGLDNALRILQRNAKYTFERNEDNSIVYIK